Proteins from a genomic interval of Rhizobium etli CFN 42:
- a CDS encoding DUF3768 domain-containing protein has product MSASTLRIRQLNDQLRAFPFPPRGEMVLTSGVAGLSGHDLGAVLHQVRTFDAFSADNDPHGEHDFGSFVHRSVRYFWKIDYCDRDKTYGSPDPADPAVTCRVLTVMRADEY; this is encoded by the coding sequence ATGAGCGCGTCCACCCTTCGCATCCGCCAGCTGAACGACCAGCTGCGCGCGTTCCCGTTCCCGCCGCGTGGCGAGATGGTTCTCACCAGTGGTGTGGCCGGCCTGTCCGGACACGATCTCGGCGCCGTGCTGCATCAGGTGAGGACCTTTGATGCCTTCAGTGCCGACAATGATCCGCACGGCGAGCATGATTTCGGCAGCTTCGTGCACCGCAGTGTACGCTACTTCTGGAAGATCGACTACTGCGATCGTGACAAGACCTACGGCTCGCCGGATCCGGCCGATCCTGCCGTCACTTGCCGGGTGCTGACCGTGATGCGGGCTGATGAATACTGA
- a CDS encoding recombinase family protein, translating into MIYGYARVSTKKQDLAYQLDRLRKAGCERIIHEKKSGKDTKGRPEFLRLLAGLEPGDVLLSTESDRVARDPLDLVLILREVESAGAQLRLLDEPYIDTAFDFADVIAYFRGWVGRMQRLRILANTANGRAMAKARGVKFGRKPKLSERQRAQVMDRKARGEPCARIAQAFSVSESTISRVRGAER; encoded by the coding sequence ATGATATACGGCTATGCCCGCGTTTCCACGAAAAAGCAGGATCTCGCCTATCAGCTCGACAGGCTCCGAAAGGCTGGTTGCGAGCGCATCATCCACGAGAAGAAGAGCGGTAAAGACACGAAAGGGCGGCCGGAATTTCTGCGGCTGTTGGCAGGTCTCGAACCTGGCGATGTCCTGCTCTCCACAGAGTCGGATCGTGTTGCCCGGGACCCGCTCGATCTGGTTTTGATCCTCAGGGAAGTTGAGAGCGCAGGCGCTCAGCTTCGTCTTCTCGACGAACCGTACATCGACACGGCTTTCGATTTTGCCGACGTGATCGCCTATTTTCGCGGCTGGGTAGGTCGTATGCAGCGTCTGAGGATTCTGGCAAACACGGCCAATGGCCGTGCAATGGCGAAGGCTCGTGGCGTGAAGTTCGGGCGCAAGCCAAAGCTCAGTGAGCGCCAGAGGGCTCAGGTGATGGATAGGAAAGCTCGAGGCGAGCCGTGTGCGCGAATTGCGCAAGCCTTCAGCGTGAGCGAGAGCACAATTTCACGGGTACGGGGTGCAGAGCGTTAG
- a CDS encoding phospholipase effector Tle1 domain-containing protein, producing the protein MWSAECENLTEQEIWAAVEELFANYRLPIKEAKPVTATKKLPFHGVASGQMTKHSMPIHFIGVWDTVGALGVPNDMALLNLIDDPSKHSFHDTDLSPIVANARHAVAIDERRESFIPTLWTNVDDNPNVRQIWFPGVHGDVGGGYGRPELSDGALVWMIDEAKQLGLNFRENIASQMVANELGQLHDSVTGVFKSLKTRPRDVPLFAADSPLLHKSALDRHTNPPLAQGDYWKTRRLDKGTPVTVDVFAAERWNFTGLYLEAGVEYRFSAEGEWMDSSIPAGPAGTDDGKFHLGEAVQMASSIWGKGEALYSKLTGNHQIDFWYTRRQEDAKWFSLVGVVANGVFPTADSDEKPNYSPHEVFMIGDKASFTPAKSGYLYAFANDAWQAYGNNRGSVRLTVGWQ; encoded by the coding sequence GTGTGGTCTGCTGAATGCGAAAACCTTACCGAGCAGGAGATTTGGGCGGCGGTTGAGGAGTTATTCGCCAACTACCGCCTGCCAATAAAGGAAGCCAAGCCAGTCACCGCAACGAAGAAACTGCCGTTCCACGGCGTGGCGAGCGGCCAGATGACCAAGCATTCCATGCCCATCCATTTTATCGGCGTCTGGGACACGGTCGGCGCGCTGGGTGTGCCCAATGACATGGCGCTCCTCAATCTCATCGACGATCCCAGCAAACACAGTTTTCACGATACCGACCTGAGCCCCATCGTTGCGAATGCCCGCCACGCCGTGGCTATTGACGAAAGGCGTGAAAGCTTCATCCCGACCCTGTGGACGAACGTGGACGATAATCCCAATGTGCGGCAGATCTGGTTCCCAGGCGTTCACGGAGATGTCGGCGGCGGATACGGCAGGCCTGAGTTATCAGATGGTGCGCTCGTTTGGATGATCGACGAGGCCAAGCAGCTCGGCCTGAACTTCCGGGAGAACATTGCCAGCCAAATGGTTGCAAACGAGTTGGGGCAATTGCACGATTCCGTCACGGGCGTGTTCAAATCCCTGAAGACGCGGCCCCGCGACGTGCCACTCTTTGCTGCGGACAGTCCCCTTCTTCACAAATCGGCATTGGATCGCCACACGAATCCGCCCTTAGCGCAGGGTGACTATTGGAAGACGCGCCGGCTCGACAAGGGCACGCCGGTCACCGTCGACGTTTTCGCGGCCGAGCGATGGAATTTCACCGGCCTGTATTTGGAGGCTGGGGTCGAATATCGGTTCTCCGCGGAGGGGGAATGGATGGACAGCAGCATTCCCGCTGGACCTGCCGGAACGGACGACGGCAAATTCCATCTCGGCGAGGCCGTCCAGATGGCTTCCTCCATCTGGGGCAAAGGCGAAGCGCTTTACAGCAAGCTGACCGGCAATCATCAGATTGACTTCTGGTACACCCGGCGCCAGGAGGACGCCAAGTGGTTCTCGCTGGTCGGCGTCGTCGCCAATGGCGTGTTTCCGACCGCCGACTCGGACGAGAAGCCCAACTATTCGCCGCATGAGGTTTTCATGATCGGTGACAAGGCGAGCTTCACACCCGCCAAAAGCGGATATCTATACGCCTTTGCCAATGATGCCTGGCAGGCCTATGGCAACAACCGCGGCAGCGTGCGGCTTACGGTGGGATGGCAGTAG
- a CDS encoding helix-turn-helix domain-containing protein has translation MHPTSSGALGAITPAQSRAARALLAWSQQDLATHAGVGTSTVADFERGQRTPIAQNAEAIRGALEAAGIAFREGGAVIGPPLPALPQNGGGGSPIRWVDATDLAQWAERRDGQDSMPTLLAKLARAARPMSLQFPSDEGVQYSGWDGITEASEDTEFVPAGTAGWEIGSQRDRIATKATDDFNKRAKDPLGLKPDETTFVFVTPRHWPEKAAWLKARRAENIFRDVRAYDGTNLVHWIELYPAIGLWLAIALGKRPVGALDLREHWLEWSLATRWPLSTELLLSDRDESATRVLRWLREPSSVLAVKGESPEEVSAFFYSAITQLPQEIAEHYLCRCLVAASPEMARLAGDSATPLIIVVLDPEPGLVQLLAKKGHHVLAAYGQDNASSKIEVVLERPSRESIEVSLHGIGVPPESAKSLARESARSLSILRRQMPGVAGRLPRWAQEAPSQSLLASLLAGGWDESNEGDRTILSRLADMPYEQFVAGIAGFAGNFDSPLRRVGSTWKLASPRDAWGLLARHLSTVHVERFAAVAFDVLSATDPRFEMSQEERWYAPIRGVHPQFSEHLRHGIGEVLILLALFGSFASSVPSADRLPDGIVRDLLDGADRQRWWSLSRDFRLLAEASPLSFLSALDDALVMDNSPVAVLFGQDDSPLFGTEHLSPLLWALEALAWSPDYLGRVASILAALDEIDPGGRYTNRPGNSLKTTFLLWAPQTHATLEQRLRVLDRLRLRFPKAAWKLMLAILPKGHDSFSPAPTPRWRDFYARAPEVVTYAVIEKGALAVIDRLLVDVSTDVSRWEALLDRWANLGAKRGEALQKLKELHRQITNEDDRRALRTKLRAILHHNRNFSDAAWALPEEELAHFQEIYDSLNPHDPIGQVSWLFETSAAVPNPVGGWSERDAQLQEERRKAVENIFRNLGVDGVFALVHTVQEKGFLGIAVAEADLGVPTQQDEILLRALMSEGEDGFGLARGIIFALRGKKADGWAEALLAQVKEGGGADDAILTILLALPVSSGTWLLAGQIGAEIEAQYWRKAPILLVDEEPADTAFALNKLIEVGRARHAVHLVGLRSHNGMKLDSNLLVRVLREAAQQPIDSETDSNEATMFQHYVAEIFADLDKREDLDANDMLMLEWMYLPLLEYSQRPAKLIMRELASNPQLFVEMISAIYKPSDESGVADDVQLEPERAKILAHKAFDLLRLWDVVPGSSDDGTIDQTALEGWVREARRLARSVGREDIADQKIGEILACSGVGKDSIWPAEAVREVIESVRSGQVDTGVMIGRRNLRGVTTRLPGDGGVQEHQLVATYREWSRATALEWPRTSAILENIAKGYEQDARWHDDDAERLDWR, from the coding sequence ATGCACCCAACTTCTTCCGGCGCGTTAGGCGCCATCACTCCCGCTCAATCCCGCGCAGCGCGCGCGCTATTGGCGTGGTCACAGCAGGATCTTGCGACCCATGCGGGGGTGGGAACGTCGACGGTAGCGGATTTCGAGCGTGGACAGCGAACTCCCATCGCGCAAAATGCCGAGGCAATCCGTGGCGCACTTGAGGCGGCAGGCATTGCATTTCGCGAGGGAGGTGCAGTCATCGGCCCACCGTTGCCCGCGCTTCCCCAGAATGGCGGTGGTGGTTCCCCTATCCGATGGGTTGACGCCACAGACCTTGCCCAATGGGCCGAGCGGCGCGACGGGCAAGATTCTATGCCTACGCTTCTGGCCAAATTGGCCAGGGCTGCACGGCCGATGTCTTTGCAGTTTCCATCCGACGAGGGTGTCCAGTATTCCGGCTGGGACGGCATAACCGAGGCGAGCGAGGATACAGAATTCGTTCCGGCAGGTACTGCCGGTTGGGAGATCGGGTCGCAGCGGGATCGCATCGCTACCAAGGCGACTGATGATTTTAACAAACGCGCTAAAGATCCTTTGGGACTCAAGCCTGACGAGACAACGTTTGTTTTTGTAACTCCCCGACACTGGCCGGAAAAGGCGGCTTGGCTGAAGGCGCGGCGAGCAGAGAATATCTTCCGGGATGTCCGCGCTTATGATGGTACCAATCTCGTCCACTGGATCGAGTTGTATCCTGCCATTGGTTTATGGCTTGCCATTGCACTCGGTAAGCGTCCTGTAGGAGCGCTTGATCTTCGCGAGCATTGGCTTGAGTGGTCGCTCGCAACCCGCTGGCCCCTTTCGACCGAGTTGTTGCTTAGCGACCGCGATGAAAGCGCTACCCGTGTTCTTCGGTGGCTTCGAGAGCCCTCGTCAGTGTTAGCGGTGAAGGGTGAAAGCCCCGAAGAGGTTTCTGCTTTCTTCTATTCTGCGATCACCCAACTTCCTCAGGAAATTGCGGAGCACTATCTTTGCCGATGCCTCGTCGCGGCAAGTCCCGAGATGGCAAGGTTGGCAGGTGACAGTGCGACACCATTGATTATTGTTGTCTTAGATCCGGAACCGGGGCTGGTGCAACTGCTTGCCAAAAAGGGGCATCACGTACTTGCGGCCTATGGTCAGGACAACGCCTCATCTAAAATCGAAGTTGTGCTGGAGCGTCCATCGCGTGAGAGCATCGAAGTTTCTCTTCACGGGATTGGTGTTCCGCCAGAGTCCGCAAAGAGTTTGGCGCGAGAGTCCGCTCGCAGCCTCAGCATTCTGCGGCGTCAAATGCCGGGAGTTGCCGGACGTTTGCCCCGCTGGGCGCAAGAAGCTCCGTCGCAGTCGCTACTCGCATCATTGTTGGCGGGCGGATGGGATGAGAGTAATGAGGGTGATAGAACAATCCTGTCACGATTGGCCGATATGCCGTACGAGCAGTTTGTCGCGGGTATTGCCGGTTTCGCAGGAAATTTTGACAGCCCGCTGCGCCGCGTTGGTTCCACTTGGAAGCTTGCGTCGCCACGTGATGCTTGGGGCCTGCTTGCCCGCCATCTTTCAACCGTTCACGTCGAGCGGTTCGCTGCGGTTGCTTTCGACGTTCTGAGTGCGACAGATCCTCGGTTTGAGATGTCTCAGGAGGAGCGTTGGTACGCGCCGATCCGAGGCGTGCACCCGCAATTTTCTGAGCATTTACGCCATGGAATCGGCGAAGTGCTGATCCTGTTGGCCTTGTTCGGCAGCTTTGCGTCGTCCGTGCCATCTGCCGATCGATTGCCGGATGGTATTGTGCGAGACCTGCTTGATGGGGCTGATCGTCAGCGTTGGTGGTCGCTGTCGAGAGACTTTCGGCTCTTGGCGGAGGCTTCACCCTTGAGCTTTCTCAGTGCTCTTGATGATGCACTAGTTATGGATAATAGCCCCGTGGCTGTCCTGTTTGGGCAGGACGATTCTCCTCTATTTGGCACCGAGCATCTGTCACCATTGTTGTGGGCGCTCGAAGCCCTTGCTTGGTCACCTGATTATCTTGGCCGTGTTGCATCCATTCTTGCCGCGCTTGACGAAATAGACCCAGGCGGCCGCTATACCAACCGTCCTGGTAATAGTCTGAAAACAACATTCCTCCTCTGGGCACCGCAAACACATGCAACCTTGGAGCAAAGGCTCCGTGTGCTTGACCGGTTGCGTCTACGGTTTCCCAAAGCGGCATGGAAGCTAATGTTGGCGATCCTTCCAAAGGGGCACGATTCCTTTTCACCTGCTCCAACTCCGCGCTGGCGTGACTTCTACGCAAGGGCGCCGGAGGTCGTTACATATGCAGTTATTGAAAAGGGCGCGTTGGCCGTAATCGATCGCCTCCTTGTCGATGTTTCGACTGACGTTTCTCGATGGGAGGCGTTACTTGACCGGTGGGCTAACTTGGGAGCGAAACGTGGAGAAGCCCTACAGAAGCTGAAAGAACTCCACCGCCAGATAACAAATGAGGATGACCGCCGCGCATTGCGAACAAAATTGCGTGCAATTCTGCACCATAACCGCAATTTTAGCGATGCAGCGTGGGCGCTCCCGGAAGAAGAGCTCGCGCACTTTCAGGAAATCTATGATTCCCTCAATCCTCATGATCCAATCGGGCAAGTCTCGTGGCTTTTTGAGACCTCGGCAGCAGTTCCGAACCCTGTCGGTGGATGGAGTGAGAGAGACGCGCAGCTTCAAGAGGAACGGCGAAAGGCCGTTGAGAACATATTCCGCAATCTTGGCGTCGACGGGGTGTTCGCTCTTGTTCACACAGTTCAGGAAAAGGGCTTCTTAGGAATCGCTGTAGCGGAAGCCGATTTAGGCGTTCCAACGCAGCAAGACGAAATCTTGCTACGTGCGCTGATGAGCGAAGGGGAAGATGGCTTTGGATTGGCACGAGGCATAATATTCGCTCTTCGGGGAAAAAAGGCTGATGGCTGGGCTGAAGCGTTGCTTGCGCAAGTGAAAGAGGGGGGCGGGGCAGACGACGCAATCCTCACAATTCTGCTTGCACTTCCGGTCTCTTCAGGGACGTGGTTGTTGGCCGGGCAGATAGGTGCCGAAATTGAGGCTCAATACTGGAGGAAAGCGCCGATCCTTTTGGTTGACGAAGAGCCTGCCGACACCGCTTTCGCCTTGAACAAATTGATAGAGGTTGGTCGGGCTCGTCATGCGGTCCATCTTGTCGGACTACGCTCGCACAATGGCATGAAGCTCGATTCAAATTTGCTCGTCCGCGTATTAAGGGAGGCTGCTCAGCAGCCGATCGATTCCGAGACCGACAGCAACGAAGCGACCATGTTCCAGCACTACGTGGCTGAGATTTTCGCGGATCTGGATAAGCGTGAGGATTTGGACGCAAACGATATGCTGATGTTGGAGTGGATGTATCTTCCCCTGCTGGAATACTCGCAGCGCCCAGCCAAGTTGATCATGCGCGAATTGGCTTCCAATCCGCAGCTTTTCGTGGAGATGATCTCAGCAATCTATAAACCCAGCGACGAAAGCGGCGTCGCTGATGATGTCCAACTAGAACCAGAGCGTGCCAAGATTCTGGCACATAAAGCGTTTGATCTCTTGCGTCTGTGGGACGTCGTGCCGGGATCATCCGATGATGGCACCATCGACCAAACAGCGCTCGAAGGCTGGGTCCGAGAGGCAAGGCGACTGGCGCGGTCTGTGGGAAGGGAAGATATCGCGGACCAGAAAATTGGCGAAATTCTTGCGTGTTCGGGGGTGGGTAAGGACAGCATCTGGCCAGCAGAGGCTGTTCGTGAGGTGATTGAAAGTGTTCGAAGCGGA
- a CDS encoding EamA family transporter, translated as MSVEVFFLVLLSAVMHAAWNSLTKVNIRPYLALAALNIIAGLFASVALVFIGLPHGGWLLPAIAASGLRQCYYLLMAKAYQGGDLSQVYPVARGTAPVLTTILAIPLLGDHMSITSVIALCLIMAGVMIVGLARSAGSITTSFSPLALALAAGATISCFTMLDAWGSRAASSAISYGLVGATLDGVIFLAIYALFLRKELPERYISANALQLAAGSLFVMASYVISVWAVTVAPVALVSALRETNILFGLLIAVTILKETLNRSKMIGSFAILTGLVLLRLA; from the coding sequence TTGAGCGTAGAGGTTTTCTTTCTTGTGCTGCTGTCGGCAGTCATGCACGCTGCGTGGAATAGTTTAACAAAGGTCAATATAAGGCCTTATCTGGCCCTTGCCGCTCTCAACATCATCGCCGGTCTTTTCGCGTCGGTTGCGCTGGTGTTCATTGGCCTGCCTCACGGCGGATGGCTCCTTCCGGCGATCGCCGCTTCCGGTTTGCGGCAATGCTACTACCTGCTGATGGCGAAGGCTTATCAGGGCGGCGATCTAAGCCAGGTCTACCCGGTGGCCCGCGGGACAGCGCCTGTTCTGACAACCATCCTGGCCATTCCTCTCCTCGGCGATCACATGTCGATCACGAGCGTCATCGCCCTGTGTCTGATAATGGCAGGCGTGATGATTGTCGGTCTGGCGAGATCTGCTGGCTCCATCACGACCTCGTTCAGCCCCCTGGCCCTTGCGCTCGCTGCAGGTGCTACAATCTCCTGCTTTACCATGCTGGATGCATGGGGCAGCCGCGCCGCCTCCTCGGCCATTTCCTATGGATTGGTAGGAGCTACACTCGACGGCGTGATTTTCCTGGCTATCTATGCCTTGTTCCTAAGGAAGGAACTGCCCGAGCGCTACATAAGTGCGAATGCTCTCCAATTGGCCGCTGGATCGCTCTTCGTGATGGCTTCGTACGTCATATCGGTATGGGCTGTGACGGTTGCGCCGGTAGCGCTCGTATCGGCGCTGCGAGAAACCAATATCCTTTTTGGTCTTCTGATCGCGGTTACGATACTCAAGGAAACGTTGAATCGGAGTAAGATGATAGGCAGCTTTGCAATATTGACAGGGCTGGTTTTGTTGCGGCTAGCCTAG
- a CDS encoding HAD family hydrolase gives MKFKYKAVIFDQYSTLVWEDAANPFYDRVASDLGTDVNAFLTAYKSLGTATMSGKIVSMGERVSVAAQMAGFSGSSKLAHEIGERHLYLWLRSIRIYDDTHAALDLLRGKGFKLGLLSNASSYSEHILSMAGLRRHFDATILSYQIGQMKPATEAYRFTAELLGVRTEDCIYIGDGGDNELAGAHGCDMTTVLLDRNLKHTESAAADADLRVSSLLEAVNACFTLQREDMFIPAKTA, from the coding sequence ATGAAGTTCAAATACAAGGCGGTCATCTTCGACCAGTACAGCACCCTGGTTTGGGAGGATGCGGCCAACCCCTTCTACGATCGGGTGGCATCCGACCTGGGAACAGATGTCAATGCGTTCCTCACGGCCTACAAGTCGCTCGGAACGGCAACGATGTCGGGAAAGATCGTCAGCATGGGGGAGCGAGTCAGTGTCGCCGCCCAGATGGCGGGATTTAGCGGCTCCAGCAAGCTCGCGCATGAAATCGGTGAACGTCATCTCTATCTGTGGCTGCGCAGTATCCGCATATATGACGACACGCACGCTGCGCTCGATCTCCTCCGCGGTAAGGGATTCAAACTCGGTCTGCTGAGCAACGCTTCAAGCTATTCGGAACACATCCTGTCGATGGCCGGATTGCGTCGCCATTTCGACGCGACAATTCTGTCCTATCAAATCGGGCAGATGAAGCCGGCCACCGAGGCGTACCGGTTCACCGCGGAACTGCTCGGCGTCCGCACGGAGGATTGCATCTATATCGGGGATGGAGGTGACAACGAGTTGGCCGGGGCTCACGGCTGCGACATGACCACGGTGCTCTTGGACCGAAACCTGAAACATACGGAATCCGCCGCGGCGGACGCGGATTTGCGGGTTTCATCGCTCTTGGAGGCTGTGAATGCCTGCTTCACCCTGCAACGGGAAGACATGTTCATACCCGCTAAAACCGCATAA
- a CDS encoding MmgE/PrpD family protein, which yields MAHSTLCYELVHQARQRVSRLQNASSRQRALNSIIDAVGCMFIGAASATKPFGLTEPSNNGIAVVIGRSTRAGPSHAALLNGYHAHFLDFDDSLYPAQSHPTAVILPALLAAVSIKEVDAGVFFDALAVGFEFQGLLGELCAQRFYDDGWWTTALLGAPAAALAVAHVLGYTAEVSAHATALAIASSFGMKGCFGSSAKALGVGLSARAGFEAALLAQSGHTGPLGILEDARGPLALRNVNVASGPDYGRDSLFLDAPGPTYKLYPVCTAAHATIDALRQIREDGVTPEEVENITVRVNKYVVSCLTFARPNNREEAQFSLPFSVASVMARGTVGLAELDGDFINSEQLRRWFSKISIVEDPSVGIGSTSEGSGQEAAVVEVYTPRGRHEKRVDHAKGQTLNPLSPQDLEEKYLSLVSAAFSSDVAKDTLTTLKCLIDSTNVEKTLGTLVV from the coding sequence ATGGCGCATTCAACACTGTGTTACGAGTTGGTGCATCAGGCCAGGCAGCGGGTTTCGAGACTGCAGAACGCCTCTTCTCGCCAGCGCGCGCTCAATTCGATAATCGACGCTGTCGGGTGCATGTTTATAGGTGCGGCATCCGCGACAAAACCGTTCGGATTAACGGAGCCGTCCAACAACGGAATTGCAGTCGTGATCGGTCGATCGACGAGAGCCGGTCCCAGCCACGCGGCGCTGCTGAACGGCTATCACGCCCACTTCCTGGATTTCGACGACAGTCTCTATCCCGCTCAATCGCATCCAACGGCTGTGATCCTGCCGGCATTATTGGCGGCGGTATCGATAAAGGAAGTCGATGCCGGCGTGTTTTTCGATGCCTTGGCCGTAGGCTTTGAATTTCAGGGATTACTCGGGGAACTCTGCGCACAACGTTTTTATGACGATGGCTGGTGGACGACCGCTTTGCTGGGAGCTCCGGCCGCCGCGTTGGCTGTCGCGCACGTCCTCGGATACACCGCAGAAGTCAGCGCTCATGCCACCGCCTTGGCAATCGCGAGCAGTTTTGGGATGAAGGGGTGCTTCGGGTCGTCAGCGAAGGCGCTGGGTGTTGGCTTGAGCGCACGCGCCGGTTTCGAAGCGGCGCTATTGGCCCAGTCCGGTCACACCGGTCCACTAGGAATTCTGGAAGACGCCAGAGGGCCGCTCGCGTTGCGAAACGTAAACGTGGCTTCCGGCCCTGACTACGGTAGAGACAGTTTATTTCTCGATGCTCCCGGTCCAACCTACAAACTTTATCCGGTTTGCACCGCGGCGCATGCGACAATCGATGCGCTCCGGCAGATTCGGGAAGACGGTGTCACGCCCGAGGAGGTCGAGAATATCACCGTGCGCGTGAATAAGTATGTCGTGTCATGCCTTACCTTTGCTCGCCCGAACAACCGCGAGGAAGCGCAATTCAGCCTTCCATTCTCCGTGGCGTCCGTCATGGCAAGAGGGACGGTCGGGCTTGCGGAACTCGATGGGGATTTCATCAATTCCGAGCAATTGAGGCGCTGGTTCTCGAAGATTTCGATCGTTGAAGATCCGTCGGTTGGCATCGGAAGCACGAGTGAGGGTTCAGGCCAGGAGGCCGCTGTCGTCGAGGTGTATACCCCTCGTGGTCGTCATGAGAAACGTGTAGATCACGCCAAGGGCCAGACGCTGAATCCTCTGTCTCCACAGGATCTGGAAGAAAAATATCTTTCACTTGTTTCGGCAGCATTTTCCTCCGATGTAGCGAAGGATACGCTGACAACTCTGAAATGCCTAATTGACAGCACCAACGTTGAGAAAACATTGGGTACACTGGTCGTTTGA
- a CDS encoding phospholipase effector Tle1 domain-containing protein — translation MYYHKGVGTDGGWWDRIAGGGMGEGLDKNIMSAYNWLARNYEPGAKIWLFGFSRGAYTVRSLGGMISRCGLLNAKTLPSRRFGRRLRSYSPTTACQ, via the coding sequence ATTTATTACCACAAAGGTGTCGGCACCGACGGAGGATGGTGGGACCGGATTGCCGGGGGCGGCATGGGCGAGGGGCTCGATAAGAACATTATGAGCGCCTACAACTGGCTGGCGCGCAACTATGAGCCGGGCGCAAAAATCTGGCTCTTCGGATTCAGTCGTGGCGCCTATACGGTGCGGAGCCTCGGCGGGATGATATCGCGGTGTGGTCTGCTGAATGCGAAAACCTTACCGAGCAGGAGATTTGGGCGGCGGTTGAGGAGTTATTCGCCAACTACCGCCTGCCAATAA
- a CDS encoding phage integrase N-terminal domain-containing protein, with the protein MDDLTMDLVRVCRRNRDGAYGTQNNRQRGLAAMAEELLELGYRLPTAASLKPKHVEALVEKWLNEDKTDASIRNRLTWLRWWAEKIGKPNVVSRDNAAYGVAERGEVTRNRAQVLDQSRLQAIESPHIQASLLLQVAFGLRREEAIKFRPQVAMRADHISLQGSWTKGGRSRTIPVTTLEQRQTLHHIAALVQGQGSLIPPDLTYVEQLKRYEYQTHKAGLRNTHGFRHAYAQRRYQALTGLACPLAGGKTWKEMTTSERDADRAARRQISAELGHGRLKITDTYLGRAFQ; encoded by the coding sequence ATGGACGATCTGACCATGGACCTGGTGCGGGTGTGCCGCCGCAACCGGGACGGCGCCTACGGCACCCAAAATAACCGCCAACGCGGCCTTGCCGCGATGGCCGAAGAACTCCTCGAACTCGGCTATCGACTGCCGACCGCGGCTTCGCTCAAACCGAAGCACGTCGAAGCCCTTGTCGAGAAATGGCTGAACGAAGACAAGACCGACGCCAGCATCCGCAACCGGCTGACCTGGCTGCGCTGGTGGGCCGAGAAGATCGGCAAACCTAACGTGGTCTCCCGCGACAACGCCGCCTACGGCGTCGCCGAACGCGGCGAGGTCACGCGCAACCGCGCCCAGGTTCTCGACCAGAGCCGCCTCCAGGCCATCGAAAGCCCGCATATCCAGGCGTCCCTCCTGCTGCAGGTCGCGTTCGGCCTGCGCCGCGAAGAGGCGATCAAGTTCCGCCCGCAGGTCGCCATGCGCGCTGACCATATCAGCCTGCAGGGCAGCTGGACCAAGGGTGGCCGCTCACGGACCATCCCCGTGACCACCCTCGAGCAGCGCCAGACCCTCCACCACATCGCGGCCCTCGTCCAAGGCCAGGGCTCGCTGATTCCGCCGGACCTCACTTATGTCGAACAGCTCAAACGCTACGAGTACCAGACCCACAAGGCCGGACTGCGCAACACCCACGGGTTCCGCCACGCTTATGCGCAGCGCCGCTACCAAGCGCTCACCGGCCTCGCCTGCCCGCTCGCGGGCGGCAAGACCTGGAAGGAGATGACCACCAGCGAACGCGACGCCGATCGTGCCGCCCGGCGGCAGATCTCGGCCGAACTCGGCCACGGGCGGCTCAAGATCACCGATACCTACCTGGGGAGGGCCTTCCAATGA